One Alkaliphilus sp. B6464 genomic window carries:
- the flhA gene encoding flagellar biosynthesis protein FlhA, producing the protein MKKYGDIVVTLAIIAIIVIIIIPVPLGALDVLLSFNISLSLLILIKAMYTEEALEFSIFPSLLLITTLFRLALNVTTTRYILSTGSAGGLIDTFGSFVMQGNAVVGFVIFLIIIIIQFMVITKGSERVSEVAARFTLDAMPGKQMAIDADLNAGLIDDQEARERRKKVQRESDFYGAMDGASKFVKGDSIAGIIITIINIIGGFAIGMLAGDLSFGEAIQKYTILTVGDGLVSQIPALLISTATGIVVTRAASEGNLGNDLIKQLFNNHKIMFIISGVLVVFAIAGLPRVPFILLALLFLYLGMNLRKAVIKAETEVVPDKITETVDEKRKPENVIPLLNVDPIELEFGYGIIPLADASQGGDLFDRLVMIRRQCALELGIIVPMFRLRDNIQLEPNHYIIKIKGVEITSGEIMFDHYLAMNPGMADGELEGIDTIEPAFGLPAKWINEQEREKAEIFGYTVVDPPSIIATHLTEVVKKHAYELLGRQDVKKLIDNVKESHPALVEELIPAQMSLGEIQKVLYNLLKEGVSIRDMVTILETLADYSNMTRDADMLTEYVRQALSRAITKQFISNQPAKVITVDQQLEQKIMESIQQTDRGTYIAMDPDLIQSILNNLSYQLQKLINLGEQPIIITAPIVRLYLKRLTEQLTSDLVVLSYNEVDPSVEIESVGMVRI; encoded by the coding sequence ATGAAGAAGTATGGAGACATTGTAGTTACACTTGCAATAATAGCTATTATAGTAATTATTATTATACCTGTTCCACTAGGTGCTCTTGATGTTTTGTTAAGCTTTAATATTTCTCTATCCTTGTTGATTTTGATTAAAGCTATGTACACAGAAGAAGCTTTGGAATTTTCAATTTTTCCATCTCTTTTGTTAATTACTACCTTATTTAGATTAGCCCTCAATGTTACTACTACTAGATATATATTATCTACTGGCTCTGCTGGTGGATTAATTGATACTTTTGGTAGCTTTGTTATGCAAGGAAATGCAGTTGTTGGATTTGTAATATTTTTAATAATAATAATTATACAATTTATGGTAATCACTAAGGGTTCTGAAAGAGTTTCAGAGGTGGCAGCTAGATTTACATTAGATGCAATGCCTGGAAAACAAATGGCGATAGATGCAGATCTTAATGCTGGTCTTATAGATGATCAAGAAGCTAGGGAAAGAAGAAAGAAAGTACAAAGAGAATCTGATTTTTATGGAGCTATGGATGGAGCGAGTAAGTTTGTTAAAGGTGATTCTATTGCAGGTATTATTATTACTATCATTAACATTATTGGAGGATTTGCAATAGGTATGCTAGCTGGCGATTTGAGTTTTGGAGAGGCCATTCAAAAGTATACTATATTAACAGTAGGGGATGGACTGGTTAGCCAAATTCCTGCTTTGTTAATTTCAACAGCTACTGGTATAGTTGTAACAAGAGCTGCATCTGAAGGAAACTTAGGTAATGATTTAATTAAGCAGTTATTTAATAATCATAAAATAATGTTTATAATTTCCGGGGTTTTAGTTGTATTTGCTATTGCAGGATTACCACGAGTACCATTTATATTACTAGCTCTATTATTTTTATATCTAGGTATGAATTTAAGAAAAGCTGTAATCAAAGCTGAAACAGAAGTAGTACCAGATAAAATTACCGAAACAGTGGATGAAAAAAGAAAACCGGAAAATGTTATACCTTTGCTTAATGTAGACCCTATTGAGTTGGAATTTGGATACGGAATTATACCACTAGCCGATGCTAGCCAAGGTGGAGATCTTTTTGATCGTTTAGTTATGATTAGAAGACAATGCGCTCTTGAACTTGGAATTATAGTTCCAATGTTTAGACTTAGAGACAATATTCAATTAGAGCCTAATCATTATATAATAAAAATTAAAGGTGTTGAAATTACGTCAGGTGAAATAATGTTTGATCATTATTTAGCTATGAATCCGGGAATGGCTGATGGTGAACTAGAGGGTATTGACACAATTGAACCGGCCTTTGGATTACCAGCTAAATGGATAAACGAGCAAGAGCGAGAAAAAGCAGAGATATTTGGATATACGGTGGTAGATCCTCCTTCGATTATAGCAACGCATTTGACTGAAGTAGTTAAAAAACATGCCTACGAATTATTAGGTAGACAAGATGTTAAAAAGTTAATAGATAACGTTAAAGAAAGTCATCCTGCTTTAGTAGAAGAGCTAATTCCTGCCCAAATGAGTCTGGGAGAAATCCAAAAAGTATTATATAATCTATTAAAAGAAGGTGTTTCAATAAGAGATATGGTTACTATTCTTGAAACATTGGCTGATTATTCAAATATGACTAGAGATGCAGATATGCTCACAGAATATGTAAGACAAGCTTTAAGTAGAGCTATTACTAAACAGTTTATATCTAACCAACCTGCAAAAGTAATAACGGTTGATCAGCAATTAGAACAAAAAATTATGGAATCTATTCAACAAACTGATAGAGGTACATATATCGCAATGGATCCAGATTTAATTCAATCGATTTTAAACAATTTATCTTATCAACTACAAAAATTAATTAATCTAGGGGAACAGCCTATTATTATTACTGCTCCAATTGTTAGACTGTATTTAAAGAGATTAACGGAGCAACTTACTTCTGACTTAGTTGTTTTATCTTACAATGAAGTTGATCCATCTGTAGAAATCGAATCTGTTGGGATGGTGAGAATATAG
- the flhB gene encoding flagellar biosynthesis protein FlhB — MDFKINLQLFSEEKTEQATPKKKKETREKGNVLQSKEINSAFVLLATFIMINAFATFIGITLRNTTSYIYDQYLALDFIFSLKNLQTLLINAIISFFIIVAPIALTNLVVGVLASYLQVGVLFTTKPLAIDIKKINPIEGFKRMFSMKSIIELLKALIRIIVIGYISYSYVKGQIVTILETIGMDIGIILKLILKMSISIGIKAGAILVVLGALDYFYQRYEYNKNLKMSKQEIKEEYKQTEGNPQIKSKIKEKQRQMSMQRMMQDIPNADVIITNPTHFAIGIKYNPKEFDAPRVIAKGQDLIAQNIKKIALENNIPIVENKPLARTLYDSVDIGQFVPPELYQAVAEVLAYVYRINNKIE, encoded by the coding sequence ATGGATTTTAAAATTAATCTACAGCTTTTTTCTGAGGAAAAAACAGAACAGGCAACCCCCAAAAAGAAAAAGGAAACTAGGGAAAAGGGGAATGTTCTACAGAGCAAAGAAATAAATTCGGCTTTTGTTCTTTTAGCAACATTTATAATGATAAATGCTTTTGCTACATTTATTGGAATCACTCTTAGAAATACGACAAGTTATATTTATGATCAATATTTAGCTTTAGACTTCATATTTTCATTAAAAAACCTCCAAACTCTTTTAATTAATGCTATAATAAGTTTTTTTATTATTGTAGCACCTATAGCCTTAACTAATTTGGTAGTTGGTGTTCTAGCAAGCTACCTACAAGTTGGAGTTTTGTTTACTACAAAACCTTTAGCTATTGATATCAAAAAAATAAATCCAATTGAAGGATTTAAGCGAATGTTTTCTATGAAGTCTATCATAGAGCTTTTAAAGGCACTGATTCGAATTATAGTTATTGGTTATATATCTTATAGTTACGTTAAAGGACAAATAGTCACTATTTTAGAGACTATAGGGATGGATATAGGAATAATATTAAAATTAATTTTAAAGATGTCAATAAGTATTGGGATAAAGGCAGGAGCAATATTAGTCGTACTTGGCGCCTTAGATTATTTCTATCAAAGATATGAATATAATAAAAATTTAAAAATGTCTAAACAAGAAATTAAAGAAGAGTATAAACAAACTGAAGGAAATCCACAAATAAAATCAAAAATTAAAGAAAAACAAAGACAGATGTCTATGCAAAGAATGATGCAAGATATTCCGAATGCAGATGTAATTATTACAAACCCTACTCACTTTGCCATCGGAATTAAATATAATCCTAAAGAATTTGATGCTCCAAGGGTTATTGCAAAAGGGCAAGACCTTATAGCACAAAATATTAAGAAAATTGCTTTGGAAAATAACATTCCAATTGTTGAGAATAAGCCATTGGCTAGAACCTTATATGATAGCGTAGATATAGGGCAATTTGTACCACCTGAGCTTTATCAGGCTGTTGCGGAAGTATTAGCTTACGTTTATCGTATTAATAATAAGATTGAATAG
- the fliR gene encoding flagellar biosynthetic protein FliR, producing MTGDLISFILVNFQLFILILVRVTGLFVISPIFGRNNLPTIMKIGLSITVALILLPLKINGFYLEIDNMRTLMFWSISEFLIGIIIGLIAFIYFSIVYLAGTIVDIQMGFGMVNIMDPQTNAQMPLMGGFYNILLTLVFLTINGHHQMIKSLIYSYEILPIGFNISVSESLINYLIKIFTDTFILAFQLSAPILIAIFLANVILGILARTMPQMNIFIVGLPLKIAIGIIIILLSLRFFIPYSESLFDKMYQSIYELMQILSRG from the coding sequence ATGACAGGTGATTTAATAAGTTTTATACTAGTAAATTTTCAACTGTTTATCTTAATATTGGTTAGAGTAACTGGCTTATTTGTTATATCTCCAATATTTGGTCGTAATAATCTTCCCACAATCATGAAAATTGGTTTATCTATTACAGTAGCATTAATATTACTTCCATTAAAAATTAATGGATTTTATTTAGAAATTGATAATATGAGAACATTAATGTTTTGGTCAATATCTGAATTTTTGATAGGTATTATTATTGGCCTTATTGCATTTATATATTTTAGTATTGTATACCTTGCGGGTACAATAGTTGATATTCAGATGGGGTTTGGTATGGTAAACATTATGGATCCTCAAACAAATGCACAGATGCCTCTAATGGGAGGGTTTTATAATATATTACTTACCTTAGTATTTTTAACTATTAATGGTCACCATCAAATGATAAAAAGTTTGATATATAGTTATGAAATACTTCCAATAGGGTTTAATATCTCGGTAAGTGAGAGTTTAATCAACTATTTAATAAAAATTTTTACAGACACATTTATTTTAGCATTTCAATTAAGTGCACCTATTTTGATTGCTATTTTTTTGGCTAATGTAATCCTAGGGATTTTAGCACGTACAATGCCTCAAATGAACATTTTTATTGTAGGATTACCTTTGAAAATTGCTATAGGTATTATTATTATATTGCTATCTTTAAGATTTTTTATACCCTACTCTGAAAGTTTGTTCGATAAAATGTATCAATCCATATATGAACTAATGCAAATTTTGTCTAGAGGATGA
- the fliQ gene encoding flagellar biosynthesis protein FliQ, with translation MNEAMIIELGQQTMFTILILSAPMLVIGLIVGLAVSIFQATTQIQEATLAFIPKIIAVLGSLVVFGPWLLSIIINFTLKLYTNLNNFIQ, from the coding sequence ATGAATGAAGCAATGATTATTGAATTAGGCCAGCAGACAATGTTTACTATTTTAATTCTATCTGCCCCGATGTTAGTAATTGGTCTAATAGTTGGATTAGCTGTTAGTATTTTTCAGGCCACAACTCAAATTCAAGAGGCAACATTAGCTTTTATTCCTAAAATTATAGCGGTTTTGGGATCTCTAGTGGTTTTCGGACCATGGCTTTTATCAATAATTATTAACTTTACATTAAAACTATATACAAATTTAAATAATTTTATTCAGTAA
- the fliP gene encoding flagellar type III secretion system pore protein FliP (The bacterial flagellar biogenesis protein FliP forms a type III secretion system (T3SS)-type pore required for flagellar assembly.): MKNKNIILLCLIMVSFFLLGSTRAFAQTNISIPNVQLNIDGASSPEETASSLQLLGLLTVLSLAPAILIMVTSFTRIIIVLSFLRNAIATQQTPPTQVLIGLAMFLTFFIMSPIASEINQNALQPYLNEEITQSEAIEEAMEPLRQFMFRQTRENDIALFLEASGTELSSDPQLDDIPTTSLIPAFIISELKTAFQMGFVLFIPFIVLDMVVSSALMSMGMMMLPPAMISLPFKLLLFVMVDGWNVLIKSLLLSFK; encoded by the coding sequence ATGAAAAATAAAAATATTATATTACTATGTTTAATAATGGTCTCTTTTTTTCTATTGGGATCAACTAGGGCATTTGCTCAAACTAATATTAGCATACCCAATGTACAATTGAATATTGATGGTGCAAGTAGTCCTGAAGAAACTGCTAGCTCGTTACAGTTACTGGGTTTATTAACTGTTCTATCATTAGCTCCTGCTATTTTGATTATGGTCACAAGTTTTACAAGAATAATAATTGTTTTATCTTTTTTAAGAAATGCAATTGCAACACAGCAAACTCCTCCAACTCAAGTACTTATAGGACTAGCTATGTTTTTGACATTCTTCATTATGAGTCCTATTGCTTCAGAAATCAACCAAAATGCATTGCAGCCATACTTGAATGAGGAAATTACTCAATCTGAAGCAATTGAAGAGGCTATGGAGCCGTTAAGACAATTTATGTTTAGGCAAACTAGAGAAAATGATATAGCCTTATTTTTAGAAGCCAGTGGTACCGAATTATCGAGTGATCCTCAGTTAGATGATATCCCTACAACTTCACTCATTCCAGCTTTTATTATTAGTGAACTAAAAACTGCCTTCCAAATGGGATTTGTATTATTTATTCCATTTATAGTATTAGATATGGTTGTTTCAAGTGCACTAATGTCAATGGGAATGATGATGCTGCCACCAGCAATGATTTCACTACCATTTAAACTTCTTTTATTTGTAATGGTAGATGGATGGAATGTTTTAATTAAGTCCTTATTATTAAGTTTTAAATAG
- a CDS encoding flagellar biosynthetic protein FliO produces the protein MNNTLSGLFLLIATIITIVFAYYITIIIGKKTNKLMKGRYTQVLERTMIGLNASITVIKINKKIYIIALQGKTIKLLDAIDESEWNFLTTGNENSFEINNRINNLFKNRLFKK, from the coding sequence ATGAATAATACTCTGTCTGGACTTTTTTTATTGATAGCTACAATTATTACTATTGTTTTTGCCTATTATATTACTATTATAATAGGCAAAAAAACAAATAAGTTAATGAAGGGACGATATACTCAGGTTTTAGAGAGAACAATGATAGGTCTGAACGCAAGCATTACAGTTATAAAAATAAATAAAAAAATATATATCATTGCTTTACAAGGAAAGACAATTAAACTTTTAGATGCAATTGATGAATCAGAATGGAACTTTTTAACTACTGGAAATGAAAATTCATTTGAAATTAACAATAGGATAAATAATTTATTTAAAAATAGATTATTTAAGAAATAA
- a CDS encoding response regulator: MSNGILIVDDAAFMRMMIKDVLTKNGFDVVGEAENGARAIEKYKELQPNLTIMDITMPEIDGIQAVKEIKKIDPSAKIIMCSAMGQQAMVIEAIQAGAKDFIVKPFQADRVIEAVKKVIG, encoded by the coding sequence ATGTCTAATGGAATTTTAATTGTTGATGATGCGGCATTTATGAGAATGATGATTAAAGATGTACTAACTAAAAACGGCTTTGACGTAGTAGGCGAAGCTGAAAATGGTGCTAGGGCGATTGAAAAATATAAGGAACTACAGCCTAACCTAACTATCATGGATATAACAATGCCTGAAATTGACGGTATACAAGCTGTAAAAGAAATAAAAAAAATAGATCCGAGTGCAAAGATAATTATGTGTTCTGCTATGGGGCAACAAGCAATGGTTATCGAAGCTATTCAAGCAGGTGCAAAGGATTTTATAGTTAAGCCATTCCAAGCTGATCGTGTAATAGAAGCTGTTAAAAAAGTGATCGGATAA
- the fliY gene encoding flagellar motor switch phosphatase FliY, protein MSDMLSQEEIDALLTGTDTPSSNESSIGFTEEEKDAIGEIGNISMGTAATTLSTLLGQKVTITTPKVEVLTLEQLSKEYPLPFVAVDVKYKEGLEGTNLLILKEQDVSIITDLMMGGSGNVQSGELTELHLSAIGEAMNQMVGSSSTSLSEMLGKKIDISPPDAFILNLSIDNLLKHFSDYTDSVVKIAFRMVIGELIDSEIMQLMPIDFAKEIVKGLFNDMTDTSNNTTSSAKENLKSDISIQTKSANLGEIRNTESAYTYETNSYNNDKRINQANEKVNIRPVQFQSFDESSIKAGMPENISLIQDVPLKITVELGRTVKKISEILEFGPGTIIELDKLVGEPLDILVNGQYVAKGEVVVIDENYGIRVTDIVNPVKRLSKAYE, encoded by the coding sequence ATGAGTGATATGTTATCTCAAGAGGAAATTGATGCCCTATTAACTGGGACAGACACTCCTAGCAGCAATGAAAGTTCTATTGGATTTACAGAAGAAGAGAAGGATGCTATAGGTGAAATAGGCAATATTAGTATGGGGACTGCGGCTACCACCCTATCTACTCTTTTAGGTCAAAAGGTAACGATTACTACACCTAAGGTAGAAGTTTTAACTCTTGAACAGTTATCAAAAGAATATCCTCTACCATTTGTAGCTGTTGATGTTAAATATAAAGAGGGGTTAGAAGGCACAAACTTACTTATATTAAAGGAACAAGATGTAAGCATTATTACCGATTTGATGATGGGTGGAAGTGGAAACGTACAATCAGGTGAATTAACAGAGTTACACTTAAGTGCTATTGGTGAAGCTATGAATCAGATGGTTGGATCATCTTCAACATCATTATCAGAGATGTTAGGTAAAAAAATAGATATAAGTCCGCCTGACGCTTTCATTTTAAATTTATCTATAGATAATCTATTAAAACATTTTTCAGATTACACAGATTCTGTAGTTAAAATCGCTTTTCGTATGGTAATTGGTGAACTAATAGATAGTGAAATTATGCAACTTATGCCTATTGATTTTGCTAAGGAAATTGTTAAAGGATTATTCAATGATATGACAGATACATCAAACAATACTACTAGCAGCGCTAAAGAAAACCTTAAAAGCGATATATCGATTCAAACTAAATCTGCTAACTTAGGAGAGATAAGAAATACAGAGAGCGCCTATACGTATGAAACTAATAGTTATAATAATGATAAAAGAATAAACCAAGCTAATGAAAAAGTAAATATAAGACCTGTACAATTTCAGTCCTTCGATGAATCATCTATTAAAGCTGGAATGCCTGAAAATATTTCATTAATACAAGATGTACCATTAAAAATAACTGTTGAATTAGGTAGAACAGTAAAAAAAATAAGTGAAATTTTAGAGTTTGGTCCAGGAACTATTATAGAATTAGATAAGTTAGTAGGTGAACCTTTAGATATACTAGTTAATGGCCAATATGTAGCTAAAGGAGAAGTAGTGGTAATAGATGAAAACTATGGGATACGGGTTACTGATATTGTTAATCCTGTCAAACGTCTTTCTAAGGCATATGAATAA
- the fliM gene encoding flagellar motor switch protein FliM, producing the protein MSDILSQNEIDALLNALNTGEVDVEEIKEDKSEKKIKRYDFKSPKKLAKDQLKTLQIIHENFTRTLNTFLSGYLRTYVQAEVISVEELSYYEFSNSIVNPAVLSIIDFYPLEGQIIIDMSSAIAFTLIDRILGGQGRALEESRSFTEIELTLIRKVIKQLTTLLVDPWENVIEIQPKLDKIETNSQFAQIVSPNETTALITLHLKIGDIQGYLNICIPHIVIEPILPKLSTKFWFSNINKQATEKDKNILEKRLTNSSVDVAVELGHTYITVKDFLELQLGDVVVLDNNPNRELEIKVGTRHKYFGAPGTIKNNVAVKITRVEEKGDELYE; encoded by the coding sequence ATGTCAGATATTTTATCCCAAAATGAAATTGATGCCCTACTTAATGCATTAAATACTGGTGAAGTTGATGTAGAGGAAATAAAAGAAGATAAATCTGAAAAAAAGATTAAGAGATATGATTTTAAAAGTCCTAAAAAATTAGCTAAAGATCAATTAAAAACACTGCAAATTATACATGAAAACTTCACAAGAACCTTGAATACCTTTTTATCTGGCTATCTTCGTACCTATGTTCAGGCAGAAGTTATAAGTGTAGAGGAACTATCATACTATGAGTTTAGTAACTCGATCGTAAACCCAGCTGTCCTTTCAATTATTGACTTTTATCCTTTAGAGGGACAAATAATTATTGATATGTCATCAGCTATAGCTTTTACACTAATTGACAGAATATTAGGAGGGCAAGGTAGAGCATTAGAAGAGAGTCGTTCTTTTACAGAAATAGAGCTGACGTTGATTAGAAAAGTTATAAAGCAGTTAACCACGTTACTTGTAGATCCTTGGGAAAATGTAATAGAGATTCAACCTAAATTAGATAAAATTGAAACAAATTCTCAGTTTGCACAAATAGTTTCACCAAACGAGACTACAGCACTAATTACTTTACATTTAAAAATAGGTGATATTCAAGGCTATTTAAACATATGTATTCCGCATATTGTAATAGAACCAATTCTTCCAAAGTTAAGCACAAAATTTTGGTTTTCTAACATAAATAAACAAGCAACTGAAAAGGATAAAAATATTTTAGAAAAAAGGTTAACAAATAGCTCTGTTGATGTCGCTGTTGAACTTGGTCATACCTATATAACTGTTAAAGATTTTTTAGAGTTACAGCTAGGTGATGTAGTTGTATTAGATAATAATCCAAATAGAGAATTAGAAATAAAAGTTGGGACCAGACATAAATATTTTGGAGCTCCTGGTACTATTAAAAACAATGTGGCTGTTAAAATTACTAGAGTAGAAGAGAAAGGAGATGAGCTATATGAGTGA
- a CDS encoding flagellar basal body-associated FliL family protein has product MGLKKIITYILIGFIVSGLFFGVMFYFMNNRQPREVAITYKTYEYNAGEFSTNLGSTRSYFKGSIIIETTDKNLSAKFEEKNAELRDSIISTLIGKKADEILDTNGQLELKNEILKVVADIVNSDKITNIYFIDYIIQ; this is encoded by the coding sequence ATGGGTCTAAAAAAAATAATTACATATATATTAATTGGCTTTATAGTATCAGGTCTCTTTTTTGGAGTAATGTTTTATTTCATGAATAATAGACAGCCTAGAGAAGTTGCAATAACCTATAAAACATACGAATATAATGCAGGTGAATTCTCTACTAATCTAGGAAGCACAAGAAGTTATTTTAAAGGCTCTATAATAATAGAAACAACTGATAAAAACTTATCAGCTAAATTTGAAGAAAAAAATGCTGAACTTAGAGATAGCATTATATCAACTTTAATTGGAAAAAAAGCAGATGAAATATTGGATACTAATGGACAATTAGAGTTGAAAAATGAAATTCTAAAAGTAGTGGCAGACATTGTTAATTCAGATAAAATTACTAATATATATTTTATTGACTACATTATTCAATAA